The following DNA comes from Peribacillus sp. FSL E2-0218.
TGCAGCCACTTCTTGCCTTTATTTTTCACACCGTCAGAAACGGCTGGATCATGGCAATTAAAAAAGAGATGCACCCATGGCATCTCTGTGTATACGTGTTTTTTATAGGGCACTTATATTGGTTTTTTTAATTTGTACCGGACCTAATCCACGTGGTAATTCGATATTTTCACGTGTTTGCGCATTTAAAGCTTCTGCAATATAATCTGCTGCAATATTCGGATCCAAGTTACCGCATGTATAGACATCGATGCTCGCATAGCCGTGTTCTGGAAAACTGTGAATCGTCAAATGTGATTCAGAAATGATGACAACCCCGCTGACTCCTTGTGGAGCAAACTTGTGAAAGGCAACTTCACGTACCTCTGCACCTGATTTCAAAGCAGCATCAACAAAAATCTTTTCAATCAAATCGATATTGTTCAGTTTTTCAAAGTCACAACCCCAAAGTTCAGAAATGACATGTCTACCCATTGTTTCCATAGTGTAAGCTGTTTCCATATTAAGCTTCCCCCTTACAATAGTTAAAATTAGTTCTGATAACTACCACGGGGGAAAGTTAGTCCAAAGAGGTCCTAACCCTTTAAGTAGCCATCATGCAAACCGCATTTGAAGAAGTTCACGATTCATAGTATATATGGTTTGAATTTTTTTTGCAACTGCAAATTTGAAGTTTTGGAAAGATAAACTGCTTTTCCGAATGGCCAAATCGAAGTTCAAGAAAGCCAGATTGCCTTCACTCCCGTTTATTGCTGTTGCTCATAGCTGCTAGGAAATCCATGAAACTGTTGAGAAAAAAGGGCAAAAAAAGTCGATCATGGAGAGTACTAATGGGGACCGTAACGTTAAGTAAAACCTCTATTACCTATCGCTTAAGAACGTCCCATTACACCGCAGGCGCTCCCTATCTTCGGCGTTTACGCTTTCGGCATCTCCCCTTGACTATGTAGCCGCAGGAGTATCGCTCCCCCTCCCACTCTAGATGAAAACTCCGGTTCAAATTCAATGCAAGGAATAAACTCGGGAGTAACTGTACCTCGATCGTTCCATCCATGATCGAAAGACAGCGGAACCTAAAAAAAGATGCCGCCTGCAAATTGCAGACAGCACCTCCTTCAAGTTGCTTAGCCCATTTTATAGGTCCTTCACAAAAGGTACACGATAATATCCGAGCAGGATCATTTTACGGATAATTCAACTTCCGCTGTTTTTTTCAATTCGGATGCCACCAATTTCACCAGGTCGACTACGCGGTTGGAGTAACCCCATTCATTGTCATACCAAGCTAGGACCTTCACTTTCCTATCGCCGATCATCATCGTTGTCAGCCCATCGATGATGGCGGAATGCGGATTGGTTTTGAAGTCACAGGAAACCAGTGGTTCCGTCGTGAACTCCAAAATCCCTTTCAGTTCATTTTCCGAGGCATCGATGAATGCTTGGTTCACGTCATCGATGGTGACATCTTGGTTTAAGTCCACAACAAGGTCGACCAAGGACACGTTAGGTGTAGGTACGCGGATGGCCATTCCGTGAAGCTTGCCTTTTAATTGAGGCAGCACGAGGGAGATGGCTTTTGCAGCTCCTGTCGTCGTAGGAATGATGCTTTCCGCAGCGGCACGGGCGCGTCTTAAGTCTTTATGCGGGTTATCGATATTATTTTGATCATTTGTATAAGAATGGATCGTCGTCATCAAACCGTTATTTATGCCGAATTTCTCATCAAGCACTTTTGCAACAGGCCCAAGACAATTAGTCGTACAGGATGCATTGGATATGATAAAATGCTTGTCGATTTCGAGCACTTCCTCATTGACGCCCATGACAATGGTAACGTCTTCATTTTTCCCCGGTGCAGATAAGATCACCCGTTTTGCCCCTGCCTCCAAATGAAGAGCCGCTTTGGAACGTTCATTGAATTTGCCTGTAGCTTCGATTACGATATCTATGTTCATCTCTTTCCAAGGCAATTGCTTTGGATCGCGGTTATTGATAAGTTGTACCCGGCGGCCATTCACAACAAGTGAATCATCCTCCGCTACAATGATTCCGTCGAATTTACCATGTATCGTATCATACTTTAGTAAATGGGCTAACGTTTCAGCAGGATAGCTTGCATTGATTGCAATAATGTCCAAACTCTCATCTAATATGGCCTTTCGGAAAACCATTCTCCCGATTCTCCCAAATCCGTTAATCGCTATTCTTGAATTCATTGTTCGGACCCTCCTGAAAAATATTAATGTTATACTTATTACCCCTCTTATGTAATTAGTATAACATAATTAAGATTAATTGTGCTAATAAAAATGCGGATTAATCCTGTTTTTTCAACACAAAAGGAAGAAACCTACTGGTTCCTTCCTTTAATGACAACTATATGACGTGCCACTCGTTGAGTATGGCCCTGACTTGCTTCTTCGTTTCCCTCAGTTCTCCATTATTATCAATGATCGCATCCGCTAGAGCTTTCTTATCAGCTAAAGGCATCTGTGAATGGATTCGGGCCAGGGCCTCCGCCTCCGATAGACCGTTCCTGTTCATCAAGCGCTCCAATTGAACCCGTTCATCCGCATAGATCAAAAGCGTTTTTTCGACCATGTAGGTCAGCTTACTCTCGAATAATAGCGGAATGTCCATGAATACCGTTTCTTTGCCTGCAGCAAGCGCCTCTTCCGTTTTGAGGCGCATCCACTTCCTTACCGCTGGATGCACGATGCTATTCAACAGCAGTCTTTTTTCCTGATCATGAAAGATTATCGATCCTAACTTGGCACGATCGATGGTCCCATCCGCTAATAAAATATCTTCACCAAATGCACGAACCACTTGATGAAAGGCTTCTTCACCAGGCTCAACGACAGCACGGGAAGCCAGATCTGCATCTATGATCGTGAAACCGAGCTCCTGTAAGTAGAGGCTGACACTGCTTTTCCCGCTGGCGATGCCCCCGGTGATTCCGATGATTTGTCCCATAAGCTCCCCCTCTCACATCCTATTTCATAACTTGAATAATCCGATTAATATCAAGAGCACACCCGGAAGAAAGGTCAAATGCTGAACCACTTTATTATTTGAAAGTAATTTTCCGCTTTGAATCCCGCTCCATATGAAGATTGAACTCATGACGGCGATGCATGCGGCGAGGATGATGGGGGAAATCCCGATCATGGCCGCGCCGACACCAGCCCCGAATGCATCCAATGATAACGCAAACCCCAATACGAGCGCTTCGACACCGGTGATCGTACCTGATTTATCAAAATCGGCATTCAAGGGTTTTTGTAAAATATTGATGACGACCCCAAGTGATTTAATTTCAAAATTGAAGATGATCTTTTCGTGATATCTATCATCCTTCTGATCTTTATCAGGCTTGAAATATTGGTATACCATCCAGGCACCAAGGAAAATGAGAATGATGCCCCCCGTTTTTTCAGCCGCATCTATGGATATGAGCTGACTGATGAATTGCCCGATGACCATCGCTATGCCTAAACTTAAAGCAGAACAAAATGAGATGACCGCTATTGACTTAAGCGGGATTTTCATTTTCCGCATACCAAATGTCATGCCTACACCAAAACCGTCGATACTAACTGCAAATGCAAGAAAGATAATTTGTAGCCACATCGGAATATTACTCCTTCCTTACTCGTTGCTACCCTAGTATATGGAAGGAGCCCATCCGATGTGTGTGAAATGCATGAGCTAAATTAACGGCTGGCATCGTGGGCAAATATGTGTGCCGCGCCCTGCTACAACCAGCTTTTCAAGCGGTGTGCCGCATGTTTTGCAGTCCTCGCCCTTTCGCCCGTAGACATTCAATTCCAACTGAAACATGCCGATTTGCCCTTGGGAATTGACATATGAACGAATCGTGCTTCCTCCCTTTTCGACAGCTTCACCAAGTGTGGCAATGATTTCAGCATGCAGTTTTTCGATTTCTTCCAAGGAGAGTGAGGAGGCTATCCTCTCCGGATGGATGCCGGAACGGAATAACGACTCGTCCACATATATATTCCCGATTCCCACGACAACCGTTTGGTCAAGGAGCACAGGCTTGATTTTCCTGTTCGTCCTGGCCAATTTAGCCCGAAGTCCCTCGACGGTGAAATCCTCGGATAACGGTTCAGGCCCCAAATGCAGCAAAGGCAACCGCTCCAATTCCTCGCCTTTGGCAAACAGGTGCATCGTGCCGAATTTACGAACATCGCGGTAGCGAAGCTCACTGTCGTCGGTGAACGTGAAAATCACATGTGTATGCTTATCATAAGGTTCTTCCTTTTGATGCACCCCGTATTTGCCTTCCATCCTTAAATGCGAAACCATCGAATATTCATCCAAGGTGAAAATCAGGAATTTGCCCCGCCTGCCGATTTGATGAATCGTCTGTCCCTTTAAGGCATGCTGAAACTGTTCGATCGGCTCGGGTGCTTTAATGATTTTTGGCCAGAAGACGGAGACTTCCTTGATTTCTTTTCCAAGGACAAGCTGCTCTAACGTTCTTCTGACTGTTTCCACTTCTGGAAGTTCTGGCATTACTATCACCTATCTTTTCTTATTTGGCATCAAACCATGTTGGCCCGAAGGCATAATCCACTTTAAGAGGCACGTTCAATCCGATGGCATTTTCCATTTCCTCTGGAACGATCACCTTCAGGATTTCGAGCTCCTCCGGCGGAGCTTCAAAAATCAATTCATCATGCACCTGTAAGAGCATCCTCGTCTTGAGCCCCTCCTTGATCAGGCGCTTGTTCATGTTGATCATCGCAAGCTTGATGATATCCGCGGCACTTCCCTGGATCGGCGTGTTCATCGCCGTACGTTCCGCAAAGCTCCTGATGTTGAAGTTCCTGCTCGTAATCTCCGGTATATAGCGCCTTCTTTGCATGAGGGTGGTGCTATATCCTTTTTGGCGGGCTTCATGGATGCTTTCTTCCATATATTCCTGTACACCTGGAAAGCTTCTTAAATACTTCTCGATGAACTCCCCAGCTTCTTTTCTCGTAATGCCCAGGCTTTGTGATAACCCGTAATCGCTTATTCCATAAACAATTCCGAAGTTGACCGCTTTGGCTTGGCGTCTCATGTTCGATGTGACTTCCTCCGCCGATACATGGAAGACATCCATCGCCGTTCTTGTATGGATGTCCATCCCAGCCTGGAATGCTTCCACAAGTCCGCTGTCATTGGCGATGTGTGCCAGCACGCGTAATTCGATTTGCGAATAGTCAGCCGCGAAAATGATCCAATCCTTCTCGGAAGGAATGAAGGCCTGCCTGATTTTCCTGCCTTCTTCCAGCCTGATCGGGATATTTTGCAGGTTGGGATCTGTCGAGCTTAAGCGGCCTGTCTGGGTCAAGGCTTGGTTGAAACGGGTGTGCACCTTATCCGATTTGCCATTGACCACTTTAAGCAAGCCTTCGATATATGTGGATTGAAGCTTCCCAAGCTGGCGGTACAGCAATATTTCCTTCACGATATCATGCTTGCTCTCCAGTTTTTCCAGCACATCAGCGGAAGTGGAGTAGCCTGTTTTCGTTTTCTTCATGACCGGGAGCTCCAATTTTTCAAAAAGGATGGCTCCAAGCTGTTTAGGTGAATTGATATTGAAAGCTTCGCCAGCCAAATCAAAAATCCTCGCTTCGATCGTTCTTAAGCGTCCAGCCAATTCCTGCCCCATATTTTTCAGACGGCCAATATCCACCTTTATGCCTTGCCATTCCATGTTTGCCAGGATGATCGATAATGGCAGCTCAAGGTCCGTCAATAAATGAAATTGCTCAAAATCATGAAGCCTATCAATCATCGGTCCTTTCAAAGAAAGGATCGCCTTCGATTTTCTGGCAATATGCTCGCTTAATTCAGCTTCACCAGGAATCATGCGTTTTGCGCCTTTTCCATAGAACACGTCATCGGTTTCAAGACGGATCGCGCCTTGGGTTTTCGTGATTTCCGCCACTTCATCCACTGACTCCGCAGGATCCAGGATGTAAGAGGCCAAAAATACATCAAAATCGATGCCCTTTATTTCGACTCCCCGATGGCGGAGTGCCACGACAGTTCGTTTCGCATCGAAAACCGTTTTCTTTTTCGTTCCATCCTCGGCCCAGGATTTGAATGCCGCGGAGTTCAAAGCACTATCACCATGGAAATAGAAATGACCAAGCTCATTACTGATGGCAATCCCGATGATGTCGGCACGATGATAATTATCCTCTAGAATTTCCACATATAGAGCACTTTCATCCGCATACATGCCTTCCGTCATTTCCGCCGTCTTGACCTCGATCTTTTCCTGCTCAAGCGGGACAGTTTCCGCAACATCCAATTTATCGAGCAAGGTCGAAAAGCCCAGCTCTTTATAAAATGAAATGACCCGATCCTGATCGATCCCGCTGTACTCGGTCTCGTTCAGGGAAACTTCAATCGGCGCTTCCCTCGTTATCGTGGCAAGCTCCTTGCTTAAAAGGGCCAGATCTTTATGTTCTTCTATCTTCTCTTTCAATTTTTGTCCGCTTACCTCTTCAATCGACTGAAGAAGGTTTTCTACCGTTTCAAATTGATGCAAGAGCTTAAGTGCGGTTTTCTCGCCAACGCCCGGTATCCCGGGGATATTGTCGGAAGCGTCTCCCATCAGCCCCTTTAAATCTATGATCTGCAATGGGGATAGTCCGTATTTTTCGTGTATATGCTTTGGTGTATATTCCTCGATTTCAGTAATTCCCTTTTTCGTGATCGAAACCGTCGTACTAGGGGAGGATAGTTGCGTCAAATCCTTATCACCGGAAATGACCTTGACCTCGAAGCCGTCTTTTTCTGCTTGTAACGACAGTGTACCGATGATATCATCTGCCTCATAATTCTCCAGCTCATACCTTTTTATTTGAAAACAATCGAGCAGCTCGCGAATGAAGGGGAATTGCTCGGACAATTCCGGGGGCGTTTTTTGGCGTCCGCCCTTATATTCCTTGAATGTCGCATGTCTGAATGTCGTCTTGCCCGCATCAAAGGCTACCAGTATGTGCGTTGGTTTTTCCTCTGCGAGTATGCGGTTGAGCATCATCGTGAATCCGTAAACGGAATTCGTATGCACCCCTTTATCATTATTCAGGAGCGGAAGCGCAAAAAATGCACGGTAAGCAATGCTGTTTCCATCTATGAGTACTAATTTTTTATCCATATCCGTCTACCTCCAGACCAACAGGTTTATGTATTTTCAGCTTCTATTTATATCGCAAAAAAAGCCGTTCATTTTCTCCCTCTATTCTACCATGAGTAGAAGCGGAAAGAAAAATGACGGCTATGCGGTTATTTTGTATTTCCCATTAACAAGCTTGCATAGGGGGAATCCGAGGGGAGAACGATGACCGTTTGATCGCCAATCGTCTTTTTGTAGGATTCAAGAGTCCGGTATAGTTTATAGAATTCCGGATCCTTGGAAAATGATTTATTATAGATTTTCGCTGCTTCCCCTTCTCCTTCTGCCCTGATCACTTCGGCATTCGCCTCCGCAGTCGAGAGCAACTCCTTCACCTTCCGATCCGTATCCGCAACGATCCGGTTCTTCGTCGCGTCACCTTTGGAAAGGTACTCTTGCGCTTTCGATTCACGTTCGGAAATCATTCTCTTGAAAACGGACGCTTCATTTTCAGCAGGCAAATCCGTCCTTTTTATCCGGACATCCGTCAAGCTGATGCCATAATTGTCATTTTGGAGCAGCTCGTTGACCTTTTCCGTTATGCGGTCATTTAAACTTCCTCTGGACGACTTCTCATCATTGATGATTTCATCATAATTCAATTGGCCCAGCTCTGAACGAACGGCTGAATAGATGAACTCCTCCATTTTCGTTTCCGCATTTTCAAACGTCCTTGCATTTGTAATCAGCTTCTTCGGGTCTTCGATTCTCCAAACTGCATAGTTATCGATCAGCATCCGTTTTTTATCTTTCGTATTGATTTCCGCCTCGGATACATCCGAACTCATTTGGTACTTCGGCAAGGTCATGACACTTTGGATGAATGGCACTTTCGCCTTTAATCCCGGGGTCTTATCGATCCTAACAACCTCACCGAATTGACGGACGACTTTATATTCCCCTTCTTTGACGATATAGACATTGGTGAAGACGATCAGCAGCAGGACGATGAAGATAATGAGGAAGATGCCGATCCTGAAATAGCCCCTCCAATGAAAATCGCCTTTTTTCAGCTCAGTGAAATCGATTATTTTCCCGCTCATCGTTGTGCGCCCCCTTCCGCTGTCGCTTTTTCCTCCGATGGATTCTCCTTCTTCGCTTCCATATCGGCAGCATCCTCTTCAGGAGCCGGCGCTTTTTTCGTTTCCTCTTTTTCAAGGGAACGAAGCGGTAAATATTTCATCGTATTTCCATCATCATTCATGATATAAATCTCGGCATTCGGCAATACTCCCTCTAGGGTCTCAATAATAAGACGGTCCTTCGTAATTCCCTTATTGCCTTTATACTCACTATATAGTTTTTCAAAAACCGCCACATCCCCGCGAGCGGCCTCGGTACGGGCAGCTTTATCCCCATTGGCCTGCGAAAGGATGGCGTCTTTTTCCCCTACCGCTTCATTCATCCGTTTATTTTCATATTTATCGGCTTCGTTTCTTTTCGTATTGGCCGTTTCACGGGCATCCGTCACATTCGTAAACGCTTTCCGCACTTCTTCATTCGGTAACTCCACATCCTGGAGCTTAACTGCTGAAATGGAAATCCCAACATCATACTTCTCCATTAGCTGGGTCAATAATTCCCGTACATCCGCTTCGATTTTCGCTTTCCCGGAAGTGAGTGCATCATCGATTTTCGTGCTGCCGATGATGCTCCTTAATGCAGCGGAAGTGGTGTCATACAATATTTTTTCCGGATCATCTGCATTGTATAGATATTTTGGAGGGTCGGTGATTTTCCACTGAACAACCAGGTCGGCCAGCACGATGTTTTCATCACCCGTAATCATTTTCGTCTCACTCGGGTAGTCCTTCACTTCTCCGTCCTCTTCCTTATATCCGAACTTAAGGCTGAATGTTTCTTTCGATAGCTTCTCAACCGATTGGATCGGCCAAGGCAGTTTAACGTGAAGACCTGGTTCCGTGATCGTCTCCTCCACCTTACCGAACGTCATGATGACAGCTTGATCGGACTCATCAACCGTGTACCAGGTCGTTATCGCAACAACCCCCAAAATTATAATAAGAAAAACAAGTCCTGTGATCGTATAGATCCTTTTTAAGCTAATGATAGGTATCACCCCTTCTTTGCCGTTATATCTTATTTACGCAAAGAAGGGTCTAAAGTTTCATGAAAATGAAATATTTGCCTAATTAAATTGCCGTGAGATAACTCCAGTCGCAAATGCCCAAAATAAAAGACAGAGACGCTTTGTCTCTGTCCGTGCTTAACTCCTTGGATGAGGGGTTGTACAATCATTGTACCCCGCCATTATGAAGTCCATTTTAAGGAATTGTAAACGCTATGTAAATTACCGCGAATTACATTTTTCCTTTTAAGCTTTTATTTAGCGTAACCGTAAATGTCGTTCCCGCGCCAGGTGTGCTTTCCACTTTGATTTTCCCTTTATGGACTTCAATGATATGCTTGACGATCGCCAGCCCAATTCCCGTTCCGCCCGAATCACGGCTCCTCGCCTTATCAATGCGGTAAAACCGTTCAAAAATCCTCGGCAATTCCTTTTCGTCGATTCCGATTCCATTATCTTGAACGGTGATGTCCACAGTCTGTTCATGTTCAATGACATTGACGGATACCCTTCCGCCATTTGGCGTGTAGGTCAGTGCATTCGTTATCAAATTAATGAACACCTGTTTGATCCTGTCCGATTCCCCTTCAACGAATACCGGGTTCTGTGATGAATTGATCTGAAGCATTACTTCTTTTTGCTTCAGCTTTCCTATAAGCATCTCCTGTATTTCACCAAGGACTTTCGTCATGTCAACGACGCCTGCTTTCAGAACGAATTCCTGCTGCTCCATCTTGGATAAATTCAAAAGCTCCTGAATGAGTTCCTGCAGCCGGTCGCTTTCTTTCAAGATGATCGATAAAAAGTGCTTCAAGGTTTTTTCGTCTTTTAGGGCCCCATCCAATAAGGTTTCCGAAAAGCCTTTGATGGAAGTGATCGGAGTCCTCAATTCATGGGAAACGTTGGCGACGAAATCCTTGCGCATTTGCTCGAGCCGCTTCAATTCGGTGATATCATGGAAAATGAGCAGGATCCCCTTCCATTCGTCATGATTCCCGATGATAGGCGCCCCATATATTTCAAAGTGCTTGCGCTCGATGGCAAGCGGTATCTTCACCTGGCGTTTTATCGTTTTTTCGGTTCGGAAAATCTCTTCGATGATCGAGATGACTTCCTGATCTTTAATGACCGAATAATATTCCTGAAACAAAAACGTAGCGGCATCCACACGGAAGCTTTTTTTGAATTCTCGGTTGATTACGGTGGTATAGCCCTTACTGTCTATAAGCAGGACGCCGCTTCCGATATTTTCAACAAGCGTTTCCAAGCGATCCTGATTCATTTCCCTCGCTATCTCGGTTTCTTGCAGGTTCCTTGCCAATATGTTCAAGGACGTCGTCAGCATCCCCGTTTCATCCGAATGCCGTTCCAATGTCCGAGTCCCATAATTCCCTTTGGCCAATTCAATGGCTGCCATCGTCGCTTCCTCGATCGGCCGGGTATAATAAGAAGTGATTTTACTGGCAAGCATGAGAATGATGATCAAGGCCACACCTAAACAAATGATCAAAATTTGCCACATTTGCTTATTCACCTGATGAATGGCTTCGATTTCGTTGCTATGTACGACAAAACCTTCAATCTTGCCATCCTTTTCAATCGTCTTCCAATAATAATGAAGGTCCGAGTCCCCTTCAACCACTTCATACCCTTCCCCATGCTTACGCCCTTTTTCCAACGTAATTTCACGAAGGACATTTGCGTGGTTCTTGAGTATCTCATTGGATGAAGTCGAATCGTATAATATCTCCCCGTTCGTTGAGAGAATGGTTAAGTTCGAATCCAGGAGGGGCGTCAGCTTTGCCGTTTTCCCTTTTTCCAAAAAGGAGTCGATCCCCCCATGTTCTTGAATATATGTAGATATGAAAAATGTTTCATTCTGTATACGCTCATTAAAAGTTTTAATATAATAGCTTTTGAACAAATGTCCCAATAAAAAGCCCACGGCCATCAGGACGACCATCACAAGCGTGATGAGGGTAAACAGGAGCTTTTTACGATAGGTTGTCATTCCTTTTTCGGCTCCTCAAGCTTATAGCCCAAGCCCCTGATCGTTTTGATATATAAAGGTTTTTTTGTATCTTTCTCGATTTTTTCACGAAGGTGGCTAATATGCACATCGACGATCCGGGAATCCCCCGCAAAATCATAATTCCATACTGCACTGAGCAGCTGGTCCCTCGTTAATACCCTTCCTTTATTCTTCGCCAAATATAATAGTAATTCAAATTCCTTTGGTGTCAATTCCAATTGCTGTTCATCAAAGAATGCTTCGTATCGATCAGGAAACACTTTCAATTCCCCCAACTCCAAGAGACCATCTTCCTGATCCTGACCTGCCTCACTTCCATTGGATTGCAGCTGCGACCTTCTTAGTATGGCTTTAATTCTTGCCACAACCTCACGTGGACTAAATGGCTTGGTTAAGTAATCATCAGCTCCAAGTTCAAGTCCCAGCACTTTGTCAAATTCATCGTCCTTGGCTGTCAGCATCAGGATCGGTATATTGATTTTCTGCTGGCGGAGCTGTTTACATACCTCAAGCCCATCCATTTTCGGCAGCATCAAATCCAATACGACCAAATCGGGACGTACATCCACAGCAGCCTGAAGGCCTTCTTCTCCATCCAAAGCCGTGATCACCGAATAGCCTGCTTGTTCTAGGTTGTACTGAAGTAAGGTAACGATTGATTGTTCATCATCCACTACGAGAATTTTCTTTGACATTAGATCCTCCTGCAATATGTATTACCCCATAGACCAAATTCTTCAGTCTACTCATCCAATTCCATTATAAAGAATATTATCTGAAATTTACACATAAAAAAAATCATCGATCCGATTCCACTTTTTCATTGTCCCCAATCAGTCGGGTAAAAAAACAGCCCGAATATGGGGAGATAGGCATTGGCCTACCCCCCATGTCCGGGCATTTGATATCAAGGGAACCTACAAGTCTCCCTTACTGAAGGACTTGCATGACTGCTTTAACTGAGTCAACCGATTTGGAAAGCGCCGCTTTTTCGTCGTCAGTCAATTCAAGTTCAATGATTCTTTCAATGCCGTTAGCACCTAATACAGCCGGCACACCGAGGTAAATTCCTTCGAATCCGTATTCACCTTCAAGATAGGCGATTGACGGAAGAACACGGCGTTGGTCTTTGAGGATCGCTTCAGCCATTTCCACCAGGGACGCAGCAGGTGCATAATAGGCGCTGCCGTTTCCAAGAAGGTTCACGATTTCC
Coding sequences within:
- a CDS encoding ATP-binding protein, with product MTTYRKKLLFTLITLVMVVLMAVGFLLGHLFKSYYIKTFNERIQNETFFISTYIQEHGGIDSFLEKGKTAKLTPLLDSNLTILSTNGEILYDSTSSNEILKNHANVLREITLEKGRKHGEGYEVVEGDSDLHYYWKTIEKDGKIEGFVVHSNEIEAIHQVNKQMWQILIICLGVALIIILMLASKITSYYTRPIEEATMAAIELAKGNYGTRTLERHSDETGMLTTSLNILARNLQETEIAREMNQDRLETLVENIGSGVLLIDSKGYTTVINREFKKSFRVDAATFLFQEYYSVIKDQEVISIIEEIFRTEKTIKRQVKIPLAIERKHFEIYGAPIIGNHDEWKGILLIFHDITELKRLEQMRKDFVANVSHELRTPITSIKGFSETLLDGALKDEKTLKHFLSIILKESDRLQELIQELLNLSKMEQQEFVLKAGVVDMTKVLGEIQEMLIGKLKQKEVMLQINSSQNPVFVEGESDRIKQVFINLITNALTYTPNGGRVSVNVIEHEQTVDITVQDNGIGIDEKELPRIFERFYRIDKARSRDSGGTGIGLAIVKHIIEVHKGKIKVESTPGAGTTFTVTLNKSLKGKM
- a CDS encoding response regulator transcription factor — its product is MSKKILVVDDEQSIVTLLQYNLEQAGYSVITALDGEEGLQAAVDVRPDLVVLDLMLPKMDGLEVCKQLRQQKINIPILMLTAKDDEFDKVLGLELGADDYLTKPFSPREVVARIKAILRRSQLQSNGSEAGQDQEDGLLELGELKVFPDRYEAFFDEQQLELTPKEFELLLYLAKNKGRVLTRDQLLSAVWNYDFAGDSRIVDVHISHLREKIEKDTKKPLYIKTIRGLGYKLEEPKKE